A single Blastococcus colisei DNA region contains:
- a CDS encoding AMP-binding protein has product MEEAGTSLAELVRAAARRRPDAPAVVAGEQRLTWAELDAAVDRAAAGFAGRGLAPGDRVAIQLPNGLAWLRAALGALRAGLVVVPVNTAYTDPELEYVLTDSGAGLLVAATDRSPMAGVPVSPGPPDADGPPPEVAADPAAPSFLAYTSGTTGRPRGAILAAAALRANHEQCLAMTPPPVREDDRVLLVLPLFHVYGLNAGFGLVAATGACAVLQETFDPRASLALMAEERVTAVPGAPPMYQAWLAAADAANRDDPAHPDAELRRGFAAMRMASSGAAPLPEEVWSAMRDRAAVTVWEGYGLTEAAPVVASTLATGRAKPNCIGGPLPGVELELRDTATTGHDGQPEDDEPLEGPGEIWIRGANLFAGYWPDGADGPDAGGWLGTGDLAYRDADGDLHLVDRRSDLVLVSGFNVYPAEVERVLDAHPAVAESAVIGVPDPTTGAAVRAVVVVRPGARLTFEELQSHAAESLARYKVPTSVHFLPALPHSLTGKVSRARLRELGLTGTDGAGVDTEVVVAGG; this is encoded by the coding sequence GTGGAAGAGGCAGGCACGTCGCTGGCCGAGCTCGTCCGGGCCGCCGCCCGCAGGCGCCCCGACGCGCCCGCGGTGGTGGCCGGGGAGCAGCGGCTCACCTGGGCCGAGCTCGACGCCGCCGTCGACCGCGCCGCGGCCGGCTTCGCCGGACGGGGTCTCGCCCCCGGCGACCGGGTGGCGATCCAGCTGCCCAACGGGCTGGCCTGGCTGCGCGCCGCGCTGGGTGCCTTGCGGGCCGGGCTGGTCGTCGTCCCGGTGAACACCGCCTACACCGATCCCGAACTCGAGTACGTCCTCACCGACTCGGGTGCCGGCCTGCTCGTCGCGGCGACCGACCGGTCGCCAATGGCCGGCGTGCCGGTCAGCCCGGGCCCGCCGGACGCCGACGGCCCGCCGCCCGAGGTGGCGGCGGACCCGGCGGCGCCGTCGTTCCTGGCCTACACCAGCGGGACGACGGGTCGTCCCCGCGGCGCCATCCTCGCCGCCGCCGCGCTGCGGGCCAACCACGAGCAGTGCCTGGCGATGACGCCGCCGCCGGTCCGCGAGGACGACCGCGTGCTCCTGGTCCTGCCGCTCTTCCACGTCTACGGCCTCAACGCCGGCTTCGGGCTGGTCGCCGCCACCGGTGCCTGCGCCGTCCTGCAGGAGACCTTCGACCCGCGCGCGTCGCTGGCCCTGATGGCCGAGGAGCGCGTGACGGCGGTGCCCGGTGCGCCGCCGATGTACCAGGCCTGGCTCGCCGCCGCCGACGCGGCCAACCGCGACGATCCCGCCCATCCCGACGCCGAGCTGCGCCGGGGGTTCGCCGCGATGCGGATGGCCTCCTCCGGCGCGGCGCCGCTGCCCGAGGAGGTCTGGTCGGCCATGCGGGACCGCGCCGCGGTGACCGTCTGGGAGGGCTACGGCCTCACCGAGGCCGCACCGGTGGTGGCGAGCACCCTGGCCACCGGACGGGCCAAGCCGAACTGCATCGGCGGGCCCCTCCCCGGGGTGGAGCTCGAGCTGCGGGACACCGCCACGACCGGGCACGACGGTCAGCCCGAGGACGACGAGCCACTGGAGGGCCCCGGGGAGATCTGGATCCGGGGCGCCAACCTCTTCGCGGGCTACTGGCCCGACGGCGCCGACGGCCCGGACGCCGGCGGCTGGCTGGGCACCGGCGACCTCGCCTATCGCGACGCCGACGGTGACCTGCACCTGGTCGACCGGCGCAGCGACCTCGTCCTGGTGAGTGGGTTCAACGTCTACCCCGCCGAGGTGGAGCGCGTCCTGGACGCCCACCCCGCCGTCGCGGAGAGCGCCGTCATCGGCGTGCCCGATCCCACAACCGGGGCCGCGGTCCGCGCCGTCGTCGTCGTCCGGCCGGGCGCGCGGCTCACCTTCGAGGAGCTCCAGTCGCACGCCGCGGAATCCCTGGCCCGGTACAAGGTGCCGACGTCGGTGCACTTCCTGCCGGCGCTGCCCCACTCCCTGACCGGCAAGGTCAGCCGTGCCCGGCTGCGAGAGCTCGGCCTCACCGGGACCGACGGCGCCGGGGTGGACACCGAGGTCGTGGTCGCCGGTGGCTGA
- a CDS encoding glutaredoxin family protein gives MADSTPRLQLLTRAGCHLCETAAETLTRIGAEAGLVPEAIDVDADPELQAEYGDRVPVVLLDGREHSYFTVDVVRLRQDLGLA, from the coding sequence GTGGCTGACAGCACCCCCCGCCTCCAGCTGCTCACCCGGGCCGGCTGCCACCTGTGCGAGACGGCCGCCGAGACGCTGACCCGGATCGGCGCCGAGGCCGGCCTGGTCCCGGAGGCGATCGACGTCGACGCCGATCCGGAGCTGCAGGCCGAGTACGGGGACCGGGTGCCGGTCGTGCTGCTCGACGGCCGCGAGCACTCCTACTTCACCGTGGACGTCGTCCGGCTGCGGCAGGACCTCGGACTCGCCTGA
- a CDS encoding redox-sensing transcriptional repressor Rex, whose protein sequence is MIQPRPRTIPEATVARLAVYLRVLTALADGGRSTVSSGELAAAAGVNPAGLRKDLSHLGSCGVRGVGYEVRTVRDRISRVLGVERSRACVLVGMGNLGSALADYAGFGSRGFAFVGLFDADPARIGQSIGGHTVRQMDELEDVVAATQASIGVITTPAEVAQSVCDRLATAGVRSILNFAPVTLAAPPGIDVRKVDLSVELQVLAFLGQQRLVPALDDTAVGEPA, encoded by the coding sequence GTGATCCAGCCGCGGCCCCGGACGATCCCGGAGGCCACCGTCGCCCGCCTGGCCGTCTACCTCCGGGTGCTGACAGCACTGGCCGACGGCGGCCGGAGCACCGTCTCCTCCGGGGAACTGGCCGCGGCGGCCGGGGTCAACCCGGCCGGGCTGCGCAAGGACCTCTCCCATCTCGGCTCCTGCGGCGTGCGCGGGGTGGGCTACGAGGTCCGCACGGTGCGCGACCGCATCTCCCGCGTGCTCGGTGTCGAGCGCTCCCGAGCCTGCGTGCTGGTCGGCATGGGCAACCTCGGGTCGGCGCTGGCGGACTACGCCGGGTTCGGTTCCCGCGGGTTCGCGTTCGTCGGCCTGTTCGACGCCGACCCCGCCCGGATCGGTCAGTCGATCGGCGGGCACACCGTGCGCCAGATGGACGAGCTCGAGGACGTCGTCGCCGCGACGCAGGCCTCCATCGGGGTCATCACGACACCGGCCGAGGTGGCCCAGTCGGTCTGCGACCGGCTGGCCACGGCCGGGGTGAGGAGCATCTTGAACTTCGCGCCGGTCACCCTCGCCGCGCCGCCCGGGATCGACGTCCGCAAGGTCGACCTGTCCGTGGAGCTGCAGGTGCTGGCCTTCCTCGGCCAGCAGCGGCTCGTCCCCGCTCTCGACGACACGGCTGTCGGGGAACCGGCGTGA
- a CDS encoding glutamyl-tRNA reductase has product MSLLAVGVSHQTAPVALLEQFAMGPDDRVKALHELVESMHVTEALVLATCNRIEVFAEVEKFHGGVSDVSRVLARQAGATVEELSPYVTVHYEDQAVAHLFTVASGLDSMVVGETQVLGQLRAAYALAREEGTVGRALHPVAQRALRVGKRVHTETGIDRAGASLVSVALDRAEESIGSLDGRRVLVVGAGSMGALAATTLARRGAAVVVSTRTEAHAARLAEAVGGRAAALDDLSTELAGADVLVTCTGATGLVVATDVVADAMQGRGERPLVVVDLALPRDVDPGVAALPGVHVVDLALLQGERAATPGRPTAGPVAADDIAAAHALVEAETALLRAERQAAEVAPTVSALRSQAAEVVDAELLRLSTRLPALDARDRAEIARTVRRVVDKLLHEPTVRVKELAATPGETDYAGALRALFGLGIDSPVQDLADAVTVDPDLRAGEAS; this is encoded by the coding sequence GTGAGTCTCCTGGCGGTGGGCGTGTCCCACCAGACCGCTCCCGTGGCGCTGCTCGAGCAGTTCGCCATGGGCCCCGACGACCGGGTCAAGGCCCTGCACGAGCTGGTCGAGAGCATGCACGTCACCGAGGCGCTGGTGCTCGCGACGTGCAACCGGATCGAGGTCTTCGCCGAGGTCGAGAAGTTCCACGGCGGCGTCAGCGACGTGAGCCGGGTCCTCGCCCGCCAGGCCGGCGCCACGGTCGAGGAGCTCTCGCCCTACGTCACCGTGCACTACGAGGACCAGGCCGTCGCGCACCTGTTCACCGTCGCCTCGGGGCTCGACTCGATGGTCGTCGGCGAGACGCAGGTGCTCGGCCAGCTGCGCGCGGCCTACGCCCTCGCCCGCGAGGAGGGGACCGTCGGCCGTGCCCTCCACCCGGTGGCGCAGCGCGCCCTGCGGGTCGGCAAGCGGGTGCACACCGAGACGGGCATCGATCGGGCGGGCGCCTCGCTCGTCTCCGTCGCGCTCGACCGGGCCGAGGAGTCCATCGGCAGCCTCGACGGTCGCCGGGTCCTCGTCGTCGGCGCGGGGTCGATGGGCGCACTCGCGGCCACCACGCTGGCCCGTCGCGGGGCGGCGGTGGTCGTCAGCACCCGCACCGAGGCCCATGCCGCCCGGCTCGCGGAGGCTGTCGGTGGCCGCGCCGCGGCTCTCGACGACCTCTCCACCGAGCTGGCGGGCGCCGACGTCCTGGTCACGTGCACCGGTGCGACGGGGCTCGTCGTCGCCACCGACGTGGTCGCCGACGCCATGCAGGGGCGAGGGGAAAGGCCGCTCGTCGTCGTCGACCTCGCCCTGCCGCGGGACGTCGACCCGGGCGTGGCTGCGCTGCCCGGCGTGCACGTGGTCGATCTGGCTCTCCTGCAGGGTGAGCGCGCCGCCACCCCCGGGCGGCCCACCGCCGGCCCGGTCGCGGCCGACGACATCGCCGCCGCCCACGCCCTCGTCGAGGCCGAGACCGCCCTGCTGCGCGCGGAGCGGCAGGCCGCCGAGGTCGCGCCCACGGTCTCGGCGCTGCGCAGCCAGGCCGCCGAGGTCGTCGACGCCGAGTTGCTGCGGCTGTCCACCCGCCTGCCCGCCCTCGACGCCCGCGACCGCGCCGAGATCGCCCGCACCGTCCGCCGGGTGGTCGACAAGCTGCTGCACGAGCCGACCGTGCGCGTGAAGGAGCTCGCGGCCACCCCGGGGGAGACCGACTACGCCGGAGCCCTGCGGGCGTTGTTCGGGCTCGGCATCGACTCGCCCGTCCAGGACCTGGCCGACGCGGTCACGGTCGACCCGGACCTGCGGGCGGGGGAGGCGTCGTGA
- the hemC gene encoding hydroxymethylbilane synthase: protein MTTSTVTATLRLGTRGSELARTQSQAVADAITAATGAPVELVPIVTEGDRSPAAIAQLGGTGVFVAAIRRALLEGTVDLAVHSYKDLPTAAEPGLTIAAVPRREDPRDALVARDGLTLGELPPGSKVGTGAPRRVAQLRALGLGLDVVPIRGNVDTRMGRVRGVGEPGDLDAVVLARAGLTRLGRLGAITETLDPLQVLPAPAQGALAVECRTGDARTRELIGRLEDASARACVAAERSTLAALEAGCSAPVAAYAEVAEGEHGPELFLRASVTAIDGSDAVRGSVSGPLADAAALGRALADELLDRGAAELMAVRS, encoded by the coding sequence GTGACCACCTCTACCGTCACCGCCACCCTGCGCCTGGGCACCCGGGGCAGCGAGCTGGCGCGCACCCAGTCCCAGGCCGTCGCCGACGCCATCACCGCGGCGACCGGCGCACCGGTCGAGCTCGTGCCGATCGTGACCGAGGGCGACCGCTCGCCGGCCGCCATCGCCCAGCTCGGCGGCACCGGCGTGTTCGTGGCCGCGATCCGTCGCGCGCTGCTCGAGGGAACCGTCGACCTGGCCGTGCACAGCTACAAGGACCTGCCGACGGCGGCCGAGCCGGGGCTGACCATCGCCGCCGTGCCCCGCCGGGAGGACCCGCGCGACGCGCTGGTCGCCCGCGACGGACTCACCCTCGGTGAGCTGCCGCCCGGGTCGAAGGTGGGCACCGGCGCGCCCCGCCGCGTCGCCCAGCTGCGGGCCCTGGGCCTCGGCCTGGACGTCGTCCCGATCCGGGGCAACGTCGACACCCGCATGGGCCGGGTGCGCGGCGTGGGCGAGCCGGGCGACCTCGACGCCGTCGTCCTCGCCCGGGCCGGACTGACCCGGCTGGGCCGCCTCGGCGCGATCACCGAGACCCTCGACCCGCTCCAGGTGCTGCCGGCCCCGGCCCAGGGAGCGCTGGCGGTGGAGTGCCGCACCGGCGACGCCCGCACCCGGGAGCTGATCGGCCGGCTGGAGGACGCCTCCGCCCGTGCCTGCGTCGCGGCCGAGCGCAGCACTCTCGCCGCACTCGAGGCCGGCTGCAGCGCTCCGGTCGCCGCCTACGCCGAAGTGGCCGAGGGCGAGCACGGCCCCGAACTGTTCCTCCGCGCCTCCGTGACCGCGATCGACGGCAGCGACGCCGTCCGCGGCTCGGTGAGCGGCCCGCTCGCGGACGCTGCCGCCCTCGGGCGGGCGCTGGCCGACGAGCTCCTCGACCGCGGTGCGGCCGAGCTCATGGCGGTCCGGTCATGA
- a CDS encoding uroporphyrinogen-III synthase, whose translation MTRFRKTAGHAGRVVFVGAGPGDPGMLTARATAALAEAVLVLVDPDVSVAVQDAVRDAHPGTELSPAVGEPAEVAKAAVEAAKKGAVVVRLVAGDPYATDAVVKEVLAVGRTSVAFDVVPGVATATAVPAFAGVATGGTTVTADLRSGVDVTALAAATGSTGGTLVLQGAVEDLPDAAARLVEGGLSGGTPVVVTTGGSGTAQKSVVAKLAAVAEKTAGLDSFSGPVVATVGTAVDKRARLSWWESRPLFGWRVLVPRTKDQAGEMSDRLRAYGAVPVEVPTIAVEPPRSPAQMDRAIKGLVTGRYGWIVFTSVNAVKAVREKFAELGLDARAFAGVKVACVGEQTAETVRAFGIQPELVPSGEQSSQGLLADFPPYDDVFDPIDRVLLPRADIATETLAAGLQERGWEIDDVTAYRTVRAAPPAASVREAIKGGGFDAVCFTSSSTVRNLVGIAGKPHAKTVVAVIGPATAASAQEFGLRVDVQPETAAVGPLVDALAEFAAARRAEEEGSDS comes from the coding sequence ATGACGCGCTTCCGCAAGACCGCAGGCCACGCCGGCCGGGTCGTCTTCGTCGGAGCAGGCCCGGGTGACCCCGGCATGCTCACTGCCCGGGCGACCGCGGCGCTCGCCGAGGCCGTCCTCGTCCTCGTCGACCCCGACGTCTCCGTCGCCGTCCAGGACGCCGTCCGGGACGCGCACCCCGGCACGGAGCTGAGCCCGGCCGTGGGCGAGCCGGCCGAGGTGGCCAAGGCGGCTGTCGAGGCGGCCAAGAAGGGCGCGGTCGTCGTCCGGCTGGTCGCCGGTGACCCGTACGCCACCGACGCCGTGGTCAAGGAGGTGCTGGCCGTCGGCCGCACGTCGGTCGCCTTCGACGTCGTTCCGGGCGTGGCGACCGCGACCGCCGTTCCCGCCTTCGCCGGGGTCGCCACGGGCGGCACGACGGTCACGGCCGACCTCCGCAGCGGGGTGGACGTGACGGCGCTGGCCGCCGCGACCGGCTCGACCGGCGGCACGCTGGTTCTCCAGGGCGCCGTCGAGGACCTGCCCGACGCCGCAGCACGGCTGGTCGAGGGCGGTCTCTCGGGTGGCACCCCGGTCGTCGTCACCACCGGGGGCTCGGGGACGGCGCAGAAGAGCGTCGTCGCGAAGCTCGCTGCGGTGGCCGAGAAGACGGCCGGACTGGACTCGTTCAGCGGCCCGGTCGTGGCCACCGTCGGCACCGCCGTCGACAAGCGCGCCCGGCTGTCCTGGTGGGAGAGCCGGCCGCTGTTCGGCTGGCGGGTGCTGGTGCCGCGCACCAAGGACCAGGCCGGCGAGATGAGCGACCGGCTGCGCGCCTACGGCGCCGTGCCGGTGGAGGTGCCGACGATCGCCGTCGAGCCGCCGCGCAGCCCGGCGCAGATGGACCGCGCAATCAAGGGCCTGGTCACGGGCCGGTACGGCTGGATCGTGTTCACCTCGGTGAACGCGGTGAAGGCCGTGCGCGAGAAGTTCGCCGAGCTCGGCCTCGACGCCCGCGCGTTCGCCGGCGTCAAGGTGGCCTGCGTCGGCGAGCAGACCGCCGAGACCGTGCGCGCCTTCGGCATCCAGCCGGAGCTCGTCCCCTCGGGCGAGCAGTCCAGCCAGGGCCTGCTGGCCGACTTCCCGCCCTACGACGACGTCTTCGACCCGATCGACCGGGTGCTGCTGCCCCGCGCCGACATCGCGACCGAGACCCTCGCCGCCGGGCTCCAGGAGCGCGGCTGGGAGATCGACGACGTGACCGCGTACCGGACCGTCCGGGCGGCCCCGCCGGCCGCGTCGGTCCGCGAGGCGATCAAGGGTGGCGGGTTCGACGCGGTGTGCTTCACCTCGTCGAGCACGGTGCGCAACCTCGTCGGCATCGCCGGCAAGCCGCACGCGAAGACCGTCGTCGCGGTCATCGGCCCGGCCACGGCCGCCAGCGCCCAGGAGTTCGGCCTGCGCGTGGACGTGCAGCCGGAGACCGCGGCCGTCGGCCCGCTGGTCGACGCGCTCGCCGAGTTCGCCGCGGCCCGTCGCGCCGAGGAGGAAGGGTCCGACTCGTGA
- the hemB gene encoding porphobilinogen synthase: MTAGFARGRRLRSTPALRRLTAQTRLAPADFVLPVFVKQGIDEPVAISSMPGVVQHTLDSLRKAAHEAADAGIGGLMLFGIPGDKDPVGSQADAADGIVNVALQQLRADLGDELVLMADLCLCEYTDHGHCGVVTPAGVVDNDPTLDRYAAVAIAQAQAGAHVIAPSGMMDGQVAAIRRALDGAAYTETPILAYAAKYASGFYGPFREAAEGAPQFGDRSTYQMDPPNADEALREVAQDLAEGADAVMVKPALPYLDIITRVADAVHVPVSAYQVSGEYAMVEAAAANGWVDRERAILETLTAIRRAGAGTVLTYWAVEAARLLR, from the coding sequence GTGACCGCCGGGTTCGCCCGCGGGCGTCGGCTCCGGTCGACGCCCGCGCTGCGGCGGCTCACCGCGCAGACCCGGCTGGCCCCCGCCGACTTCGTGCTCCCCGTCTTCGTCAAGCAGGGCATCGACGAGCCGGTCGCGATCAGCTCGATGCCCGGCGTCGTCCAGCACACCCTGGACTCGCTGCGGAAGGCCGCGCACGAGGCGGCCGACGCGGGCATCGGCGGGCTGATGCTGTTCGGCATCCCCGGCGACAAGGACCCGGTCGGCTCGCAGGCCGACGCCGCCGACGGCATCGTCAACGTGGCGCTGCAGCAGTTGCGCGCCGACCTCGGCGACGAACTGGTGCTCATGGCGGACCTGTGCCTGTGCGAGTACACCGACCACGGGCACTGCGGCGTGGTCACCCCGGCCGGCGTCGTCGACAACGACCCGACCCTCGACCGCTACGCGGCGGTGGCCATCGCCCAGGCGCAGGCCGGCGCCCACGTCATCGCGCCCAGCGGGATGATGGACGGCCAGGTCGCGGCCATCCGGCGGGCCCTGGACGGCGCCGCGTACACCGAGACGCCGATCCTGGCCTACGCCGCCAAGTACGCGTCGGGCTTCTACGGCCCGTTCCGCGAGGCGGCCGAGGGGGCGCCGCAGTTCGGCGACCGCTCGACCTACCAGATGGACCCGCCCAACGCCGACGAGGCGCTGCGCGAGGTGGCCCAGGACCTCGCCGAGGGCGCCGACGCCGTGATGGTGAAGCCGGCGTTGCCCTACCTCGACATCATCACGCGGGTCGCCGACGCGGTGCACGTGCCGGTGAGCGCGTACCAGGTCAGCGGTGAGTACGCGATGGTGGAGGCGGCCGCCGCGAACGGCTGGGTCGACCGCGAGCGGGCGATCCTGGAGACCCTCACCGCCATCCGCCGTGCGGGGGCCGGCACGGTGCTCACCTATTGGGCCGTCGAAGCGGCACGCCTCCTGCGGTGA